The Salarias fasciatus chromosome 12, fSalaFa1.1, whole genome shotgun sequence DNA segment TTCATTTCCAAAGATGAAAgggtgtggggaaaaaaagtcccGCTCGGCGTTTCCTCAGTCAGTTGGGAGAATGACTGGAAGTTTCCTTCGGGCCCGGCGGGTCCTCTGAACTGACCTGTGTGCGCCCACCGCACACTTCTCCCGCGTTGCAAAATCGCGCCTGAGCAGAAGAACAACCAATCAGCTGCGGGGATTTCATACCACGTGACGCTATCGACCAATAGCAGTGTCCAACAGTGATAGAGGCAGTAGACCTGTGGACCAATGGAAATCACAAAGAGATCTCTGCGCTCTGTGATTGGCCAAAAAGGTTTCGTCCAATTAGATTTAAACAGCGGACGGGCGCTTAGAGTAAATGACATCAGGGCTGACCAATAGGAAGTAGGTCAATGAttctctcagccaatcagagttGAGGGCGGCTAATTTCACAGAGTTGAGGAGCAGATGGCTGTTTCCCGCGCTGGAGTGTCTGTTtatgttattacatttttttttttgtcattttaaagggCACGGAAATGGTGGCTTAGAGGCGCCAAAGTTACGTAATCACTCGAGGGCGGAAATACCCGCACAAAGGATGTACTGTGTGGGAGAAATGGAAGTTGAAATTGACAGTTATTCCGTATTTATTTAGCAGTGAAATTGTGTATACTGCCATGCAATTTAAACATATCTCTTTCTATTGTAAGGCACACTCCAAATAGGTATTTAATCATTCATAGCTGAGAATCCGATTAGAAAGAAGGGTGTTGTCTCAAAACATCTCAGGTTTTGTCAGAAATCATCTGACTTTTCTTGGCAACTGTTTGCCCATCTGATATTTACAtcacacaaaagaaataaatatacCTTACACAGTGCGTTTGCCATATGATTGTCATGAAAACATATACAGTCCACTAAAGTGACATTGATTTGAAATTCATGCTCCCCCACTTTAATAAACATGCAGCATTTCTGAATTTGAACTGtacatttaattaatttttgatccattaaataattattttaataatatgTCATTATTGAGCCTCTAGCACAATAAGTTGGAAAGTGTGTTTAATATGTCTGTAGATAGTTTTGTCAAACTATACATCCATCTTCTATTCATCTTAATCCTGTGCAGCGCTGCAGGGCGCTGTAGCAAGTATCATCTATGGGTGAGagcaaacagaaacagacaaccactcagtcacattcacaccaaatttaaagtcaccatatgtatgtacatatttttggactgtgaggcAAAACCAGAGTACCTTGGGGAAAACCCATTTGTGTGGGACCAACATGCACACTCCTCacaaatttgaatattttcactttgtcGACCTGAAGTGGCCTAGAGGTCCTTTCTTTGATTTCATAACCAAAAAGCCtttgaaacagtgaaatacttttttttttgtcttacaGCAGATAACTTCACGTACTCCAAATTGTAGTTCCTACTCTGACCAGCAGATGAAGCCAAATTGCATTGAACAGAAATTTGAAAAATACGAATTTGTTAAAGAATATACACTTGAATGAAATGCATAATAAAGAGCTGTCATATCTCTGTGCAGTAAGTAGCCTACGGTTATATCTGAACTACTCATTATACACGAGGATCACGGAAGCAGGTCAAATAAGCATTTATTTGTCTTCAGGTAAAATAGGTGGAATTAATGAGTTTGCCACACAACAACATGCCAAACAGAAATATTAAGGTAACCATGATCATGGATGTTAACCCACAGAAAACCGAGtgttaacaaaaacaaaccaaacaaatccTGTGAAACATCCACATTCTTACAAATAGTTATGCTTGGTTGACATATTTTAGAGCAAAGGAAAGGATTCTCATTACATTTTGTGCTTTGCTGTTGATTATAGTTAATAGTGAagtaaggggaaaaaaactccacaaaaaatatatgtttcttttcttttccggaactttttcaattatttcaaacagaaattTCATGCCGATCCAAGTTCAATCACAAAtcaatttcttttatttttttttttccatttaaaatcaCATTCCCAGTCTCTATATTAAAACTGAAtgaatatatttgtatatatgcAAATACACTGTGCATACACAGATCttcgaaagaaagaaagagagaaaacaaatataACAACTATGTGTTTAAACCATTACCATTATACAACAAATCGCTTGACTGCAAGATCTGTGCGTAATTGTCTAGAAATGTCTacatttgctgattttttttttttttttttaccacaccCCCTTGGACCCTCCAGAGCCTGACTAAGCAGAGAATATCCCTGCAGCCCTGgacctggatggatggatggagcctCCGCTGTGGGTCAGTGCGCACCGCGCGGCCTATCGGGGCGCACGAGGCGGGGCGTGGCGTCCACTATCTGCACACCTGCACACATTTAAAAGTTCCTGCAAACTGCAGCGAACGTTTGCTGGATGAGGCTCTTTTTCTCCTAGTAGCTGTCCTGGAAAACGGTGCGTCCTTCTCTTTGAGTGGGGggattctttttatttttactatATTTTTCTCCATCGCCTCTTTAACAGACGCTCTGTGCGCTCCCCTCCCCAGGCTGGAGACATGCTGCCTGACGCCTACGGGTGCGTTGTGGCGAACAGGTTCGGGGATCTTCTCGACGACGACGCGGATCCTTTCGACCTGATTACCCAGGTGGAAGCCGAAAAggagaaacagaggaagaagaaaaaggaggaggaggagaagaagaagaagaccaagCAGAAGAGACCCGGCCAGAGGGAATCCCAGAAGGAcagacgcctcccgagaggctccgacgcCGGTCAGGACCCGGTTCCGGGTCAGTCCGCATCCGGACCGTTCTGGCACCAGCTGCTCTTTCTAGACTGTTCAGCCCGGAGTGGCTGGTTGGTTGAGGCTTTGTCAGCTGTTGGGGATGCAGAGTCAGTGAGGCTGATGGGCTCAGTGCCCGAGAGAGCCTTTCCAAGAATCTGCCtgttaaataaaatatagaggaaaaaaaaacccaaattaaATGTCCCCTGCTGATAAAGTGGTTCAATTTCTGTTGTGAGATGCAAGGCCATCATAAAGCacaaattttaatttttttttaatattaggACTGTAATCCAAAGCCTTTTATTTTAGTTGCCATATTACAAATGAAGGCAGGTGTTTGAAAGATTCACTCAGCTCATAATGACTTGCAAAAGTGGGGGAAATGCTGAAATAATCTTGTTTTTCAGTGCTGAAGCCAGGGCAGGCGTACCCTGCAGCGGGGAGTCAGAGTGGACAAGGCAAGGAGCAGGGCCAGAGGGGCATGAAGAGGGCTGCCGCTGGCCAACGGAGGGCTAAACAAGAGGAGCATCCACTGGAGCCTTCCACTGATAAGTATGTATCCTTATAATTAAAGCTGACAGTTTAAATCCTCTGATGACTTGAGTTTGTGTTTCCTTGGTTTCCAGGCCCTCCTACAACCCAGACTCTTACGTGGAGGGTAGAGGGGGATCCAGAGGCAGGAGGGGGGCGAGATCTGGAGGATACTCCAGGAACTCGGACGGCTTCAATCAGAGAGGCAGGAGGGAATTTGATCGACACAATGGAACGTAAGTCATGACTGGTGCAACGTTGGGATTGAAATTGTTTATTTACTGTCAGCCATCAAATGCAAACTGACTATTTCAGTGGGATATCTCCTGAGGAaaaaagaggaggcagaggaccGTGGAACTGGGGCGCAGCTGAAGATGATGCAGGGTGAGAAAGCCTTCACAGCTTTTGAAAAGTCTTTAAAGGTTTCAGCAACATGTTTTCGCCCCGCTAaactttgttttgaagtgaGCTAATGGAGGTGACGCCTGATGAATCACCCAAGAATGACGAGCCTCAAACACCCACAGAGGGGAATCCAAATGGGTGAGTTAGAAATGTTAGATTATCATGAATTGTAGAAATACTGATTATAATATTGATTTGCAGAGTATTTATGAAATACAGATGCCTACTGGTTTAATGTTTTAGGAAAACATTGCCTAACCTAAAGTTTGaatgacttttcttttattcctaCTCGTATTCCCAGCAACGCAGAAGAGGAAAATGGCGAGATTATGGTCcatgttgccatggagatgtCCCTGGATGAGTGGAAGGCCATGCAGGAGATGAAACGTCCCAAATCAGAGTTTAACATCCGCAAAGCAGAGGATAAGATTCCCTCCAAGGCCAAGGTCATTCACCAGTCGAAGAACCTGGAGGTGGGAATGAAAAGTTTCCTGACCTCCTCTGAAGCTCATGTGGAAAGGAttctttttgttcttcattGCATAAGCTTGTTAGCTTATGCAGTGAGGACACACaaagtttaaaatgtgtatCTTAAGTGAATTAAGGAAAAACAGATTCTAAAATACATCCATCATGATGTACTTCTTTAATAAATTTTAACATGAAATGTTTTACActttgaaacttttttgaaTTAGATTGAGTTCTGCATGGATGGATCAGATATTTTGATTAGTAATTTAAACTGCCATTATAACTTTAAAGTTTGCTGATTTTCTATCACTAATCACTAGAGATTTTCTATCActagtc contains these protein-coding regions:
- the LOC115397766 gene encoding intracellular hyaluronan-binding protein 4-like is translated as MLPDAYGCVVANRFGDLLDDDADPFDLITQVEAEKEKQRKKKKEEEEKKKKTKQKRPGQRESQKDRRLPRGSDAGQDPVPVLKPGQAYPAAGSQSGQGKEQGQRGMKRAAAGQRRAKQEEHPLEPSTDKPSYNPDSYVEGRGGSRGRRGARSGGYSRNSDGFNQRGRREFDRHNGTGISPEEKRGGRGPWNWGAAEDDAGELMEVTPDESPKNDEPQTPTEGNPNGNAEEENGEIMVHVAMEMSLDEWKAMQEMKRPKSEFNIRKAEDKIPSKAKVIHQSKNLEILKTPMEDGEDEGNYLRKSVNDITSLLDINFGSLGRPSRGGRGRGGRGGQSVRWEGPKLAPEKDELAPNPDDPEDFPALSAGK